The Macaca fascicularis isolate 582-1 chromosome 1, T2T-MFA8v1.1 genome includes a window with the following:
- the CD46 gene encoding membrane cofactor protein isoform X20, whose amino-acid sequence MASSGRRERPFSSGRFPGLLLATLVLQLSSFSDACEAPPTFEAMELIGKPKPYYRVGERVDYKCKKGYFYIPPLATHTICDRNHTWLPVSDEGCYREMCPHIRDPLNGEAILANGSYEFGAELHFICNEGYYLIGKDILYCELKDTVAIWSGKPPLCEKILCTPPPKIKNGKHTFSEVEVFEYLDAVTYSCDPAPGPDPFSLIGESMIYCGNNSTWSHAAPECKVVKCRFPVVENGKQISGFGKKFYYKATVMFECDKGYYLNGSDKIVCESNSTWDPPVPKCLKVLLPSSTKSPTLSHSVSTSPTTKSPTSSASGPRPTYKPPVSNYPGYPKPDEGILNNLDDWVIALIVIVIVVAVAVICVALYRFLQGRKKKGKADGGPEYATYQMKSTPLAEQRG is encoded by the exons ATGGCTTCTTCCGGCCGCCGCGAGCGTCCCTTTTCTTCCGGTCGGTTTCCTGGGTTGCTTTTGGCTACCCTCGTGTTGCAGCTATCCTCCTTCTCCG ATGCCTGTGAGGCGCCACCAACATTTGAAGCTATGGAGCTCATTGGTAAACCAAAACCCTACTATAGGGTTGGGGAACGAGTAGATTATAAGTGTAAGAAAGGATACTTCTATATACCTCCTCTTGCCACCCATACTATTTGTGATCGGAATCATACATGGCTACCTGTCTCAGATGAGGGCTGTTATA gagAAATGTGTCCACATATACGGGATCCTTTAAATGGTGAAGCAATCCTTGCAAATGGGTCTTACGAGTTTGGTGCTGAGTTACACTTTATTTGTAACGAGGG TTATTACTTAATTGGTAAAGATATTCTATATTGTGAACTTAAAGACACAGTAGCAATTTGGAGCGGTAAGCCCCCATTATGTGAAA agaTTTTGTGTACACcacctccaaaaataaaaaatggaaaacacacCTTTAGTGAAGTAGAAGTGTTTGAGTATCTTGATGCAGTAACTTACAGTTGTGATCCTGCACCTGGACCAGATCCATTTTCACTTATTGGAGAGAGCATGATTTATTGTGGTAACAATTCAACATGGAGTCATGCTGCTCCAGAGTGTAAAG TGGTCAAATGTCGATTTCCAGTAGTcgaaaatggaaaacagatatcaggatttggaaaaaaattttactACAAAGCGACAGTTATGTTTGAATGCGATAAGGGTTATTACCTCAACGGCAGCGACAAAATTGTCTGTGAGAGTAACAGTACTTGGGATCCCCCAGTTCCAAAATGTCTTAAAG tgCTGCTTCCTTCTAGTACAAAATCTCCAACTTTGAGTCATTCAG tgtCGACTTCTCCCACTACAAAATCTCCAACGTCCAGTGCCTCAG GTCCTAGGCCTACTTACAAGCCTCCAGTCTCAAATTATCCAG gATATCCCAAACCTGATGAAGGAATACTTAACAATTTGG atGATTGGGTCATTGCTCTGATTGTTATTGTCATAG TTGTTGCAGTTGCAGTAATTTGTGTTGCCCTGTACAGATTTCTtcaagggaggaagaagaaagg GAAAGCAGATGGTGGACCTGAATATGCCACTTACCAGATGAAATCAACCCCTCTAGCAGAGCAGAGAGGCTGA
- the CD46 gene encoding membrane cofactor protein isoform X11, with protein sequence MASSGRRERPFSSDACEAPPTFEAMELIGKPKPYYRVGERVDYKCKKGYFYIPPLATHTICDRNHTWLPVSDEGCYREMCPHIRDPLNGEAILANGSYEFGAELHFICNEGYYLIGKDILYCELKDTVAIWSGKPPLCEKILCTPPPKIKNGKHTFSEVEVFEYLDAVTYSCDPAPGPDPFSLIGESMIYCGNNSTWSHAAPECKVVKCRFPVVENGKQISGFGKKFYYKATVMFECDKGYYLNGSDKIVCESNSTWDPPVPKCLKVSTSPTTKSPTSSASGPRPTYKPPVSNYPGYPKPDEGILNNLDDWVIALIVIVIVVAVAVICVALYRFLQGRKKKGF encoded by the exons ATGGCTTCTTCCGGCCGCCGCGAGCGTCCCTTTTCTTCCG ATGCCTGTGAGGCGCCACCAACATTTGAAGCTATGGAGCTCATTGGTAAACCAAAACCCTACTATAGGGTTGGGGAACGAGTAGATTATAAGTGTAAGAAAGGATACTTCTATATACCTCCTCTTGCCACCCATACTATTTGTGATCGGAATCATACATGGCTACCTGTCTCAGATGAGGGCTGTTATA gagAAATGTGTCCACATATACGGGATCCTTTAAATGGTGAAGCAATCCTTGCAAATGGGTCTTACGAGTTTGGTGCTGAGTTACACTTTATTTGTAACGAGGG TTATTACTTAATTGGTAAAGATATTCTATATTGTGAACTTAAAGACACAGTAGCAATTTGGAGCGGTAAGCCCCCATTATGTGAAA agaTTTTGTGTACACcacctccaaaaataaaaaatggaaaacacacCTTTAGTGAAGTAGAAGTGTTTGAGTATCTTGATGCAGTAACTTACAGTTGTGATCCTGCACCTGGACCAGATCCATTTTCACTTATTGGAGAGAGCATGATTTATTGTGGTAACAATTCAACATGGAGTCATGCTGCTCCAGAGTGTAAAG TGGTCAAATGTCGATTTCCAGTAGTcgaaaatggaaaacagatatcaggatttggaaaaaaattttactACAAAGCGACAGTTATGTTTGAATGCGATAAGGGTTATTACCTCAACGGCAGCGACAAAATTGTCTGTGAGAGTAACAGTACTTGGGATCCCCCAGTTCCAAAATGTCTTAAAG tgtCGACTTCTCCCACTACAAAATCTCCAACGTCCAGTGCCTCAG GTCCTAGGCCTACTTACAAGCCTCCAGTCTCAAATTATCCAG gATATCCCAAACCTGATGAAGGAATACTTAACAATTTGG atGATTGGGTCATTGCTCTGATTGTTATTGTCATAG TTGTTGCAGTTGCAGTAATTTGTGTTGCCCTGTACAGATTTCTtcaagggaggaagaagaaagg ATTCTGA
- the CD46 gene encoding membrane cofactor protein isoform X8: MASSGRRERPFSSDACEAPPTFEAMELIGKPKPYYRVGERVDYKCKKGYFYIPPLATHTICDRNHTWLPVSDEGCYREMCPHIRDPLNGEAILANGSYEFGAELHFICNEGYYLIGKDILYCELKDTVAIWSGKPPLCEKILCTPPPKIKNGKHTFSEVEVFEYLDAVTYSCDPAPGPDPFSLIGESMIYCGNNSTWSHAAPECKVVKCRFPVVENGKQISGFGKKFYYKATVMFECDKGYYLNGSDKIVCESNSTWDPPVPKCLKGPRPTYKPPVSNYPGYPKPDEGILNNLDDWVIALIVIVIVVAVAVICVALYRFLQGRKKKGKADGGPEYATYQMKSTPLAEQRG; this comes from the exons ATGGCTTCTTCCGGCCGCCGCGAGCGTCCCTTTTCTTCCG ATGCCTGTGAGGCGCCACCAACATTTGAAGCTATGGAGCTCATTGGTAAACCAAAACCCTACTATAGGGTTGGGGAACGAGTAGATTATAAGTGTAAGAAAGGATACTTCTATATACCTCCTCTTGCCACCCATACTATTTGTGATCGGAATCATACATGGCTACCTGTCTCAGATGAGGGCTGTTATA gagAAATGTGTCCACATATACGGGATCCTTTAAATGGTGAAGCAATCCTTGCAAATGGGTCTTACGAGTTTGGTGCTGAGTTACACTTTATTTGTAACGAGGG TTATTACTTAATTGGTAAAGATATTCTATATTGTGAACTTAAAGACACAGTAGCAATTTGGAGCGGTAAGCCCCCATTATGTGAAA agaTTTTGTGTACACcacctccaaaaataaaaaatggaaaacacacCTTTAGTGAAGTAGAAGTGTTTGAGTATCTTGATGCAGTAACTTACAGTTGTGATCCTGCACCTGGACCAGATCCATTTTCACTTATTGGAGAGAGCATGATTTATTGTGGTAACAATTCAACATGGAGTCATGCTGCTCCAGAGTGTAAAG TGGTCAAATGTCGATTTCCAGTAGTcgaaaatggaaaacagatatcaggatttggaaaaaaattttactACAAAGCGACAGTTATGTTTGAATGCGATAAGGGTTATTACCTCAACGGCAGCGACAAAATTGTCTGTGAGAGTAACAGTACTTGGGATCCCCCAGTTCCAAAATGTCTTAAAG GTCCTAGGCCTACTTACAAGCCTCCAGTCTCAAATTATCCAG gATATCCCAAACCTGATGAAGGAATACTTAACAATTTGG atGATTGGGTCATTGCTCTGATTGTTATTGTCATAG TTGTTGCAGTTGCAGTAATTTGTGTTGCCCTGTACAGATTTCTtcaagggaggaagaagaaagg GAAAGCAGATGGTGGACCTGAATATGCCACTTACCAGATGAAATCAACCCCTCTAGCAGAGCAGAGAGGCTGA
- the CD46 gene encoding membrane cofactor protein isoform X6, protein MASSGRRERPFSSGRFPGLLLATLVLQLSSFSDACEAPPTFEAMELIGKPKPYYRVGERVDYKCKKGYFYIPPLATHTICDRNHTWLPVSDEGCYREMCPHIRDPLNGEAILANGSYEFGAELHFICNEGYYLIGKDILYCELKDTVAIWSGKPPLCEKILCTPPPKIKNGKHTFSEVEVFEYLDAVTYSCDPAPGPDPFSLIGESMIYCGNNSTWSHAAPECKVVKCRFPVVENGKQISGFGKKFYYKATVMFECDKGYYLNGSDKIVCESNSTWDPPVPKCLKVSTSPTTKSPTSSASGPRPTYKPPVSNYPGYPKPDEGILNNLDDWVIALIVIVIVVAVAVICVALYRFLQGRKKKGF, encoded by the exons ATGGCTTCTTCCGGCCGCCGCGAGCGTCCCTTTTCTTCCGGTCGGTTTCCTGGGTTGCTTTTGGCTACCCTCGTGTTGCAGCTATCCTCCTTCTCCG ATGCCTGTGAGGCGCCACCAACATTTGAAGCTATGGAGCTCATTGGTAAACCAAAACCCTACTATAGGGTTGGGGAACGAGTAGATTATAAGTGTAAGAAAGGATACTTCTATATACCTCCTCTTGCCACCCATACTATTTGTGATCGGAATCATACATGGCTACCTGTCTCAGATGAGGGCTGTTATA gagAAATGTGTCCACATATACGGGATCCTTTAAATGGTGAAGCAATCCTTGCAAATGGGTCTTACGAGTTTGGTGCTGAGTTACACTTTATTTGTAACGAGGG TTATTACTTAATTGGTAAAGATATTCTATATTGTGAACTTAAAGACACAGTAGCAATTTGGAGCGGTAAGCCCCCATTATGTGAAA agaTTTTGTGTACACcacctccaaaaataaaaaatggaaaacacacCTTTAGTGAAGTAGAAGTGTTTGAGTATCTTGATGCAGTAACTTACAGTTGTGATCCTGCACCTGGACCAGATCCATTTTCACTTATTGGAGAGAGCATGATTTATTGTGGTAACAATTCAACATGGAGTCATGCTGCTCCAGAGTGTAAAG TGGTCAAATGTCGATTTCCAGTAGTcgaaaatggaaaacagatatcaggatttggaaaaaaattttactACAAAGCGACAGTTATGTTTGAATGCGATAAGGGTTATTACCTCAACGGCAGCGACAAAATTGTCTGTGAGAGTAACAGTACTTGGGATCCCCCAGTTCCAAAATGTCTTAAAG tgtCGACTTCTCCCACTACAAAATCTCCAACGTCCAGTGCCTCAG GTCCTAGGCCTACTTACAAGCCTCCAGTCTCAAATTATCCAG gATATCCCAAACCTGATGAAGGAATACTTAACAATTTGG atGATTGGGTCATTGCTCTGATTGTTATTGTCATAG TTGTTGCAGTTGCAGTAATTTGTGTTGCCCTGTACAGATTTCTtcaagggaggaagaagaaagg ATTCTGA
- the CD46 gene encoding membrane cofactor protein isoform X9 — protein sequence MASSGRRERPFSSGRFPGLLLATLVLQLSSFSDACEAPPTFEAMELIGKPKPYYRVGERVDYKCKKGYFYIPPLATHTICDRNHTWLPVSDEGCYREMCPHIRDPLNGEAILANGSYEFGAELHFICNEGYYLIGKDILYCELKDTVAIWSGKPPLCEKILCTPPPKIKNGKHTFSEVEVFEYLDAVTYSCDPAPGPDPFSLIGESMIYCGNNSTWSHAAPECKVVKCRFPVVENGKQISGFGKKFYYKATVMFECDKGYYLNGSDKIVCESNSTWDPPVPKCLKGPRPTYKPPVSNYPGYPKPDEGILNNLDDWVIALIVIVIVVAVAVICVALYRFLQGRKKKGF from the exons ATGGCTTCTTCCGGCCGCCGCGAGCGTCCCTTTTCTTCCGGTCGGTTTCCTGGGTTGCTTTTGGCTACCCTCGTGTTGCAGCTATCCTCCTTCTCCG ATGCCTGTGAGGCGCCACCAACATTTGAAGCTATGGAGCTCATTGGTAAACCAAAACCCTACTATAGGGTTGGGGAACGAGTAGATTATAAGTGTAAGAAAGGATACTTCTATATACCTCCTCTTGCCACCCATACTATTTGTGATCGGAATCATACATGGCTACCTGTCTCAGATGAGGGCTGTTATA gagAAATGTGTCCACATATACGGGATCCTTTAAATGGTGAAGCAATCCTTGCAAATGGGTCTTACGAGTTTGGTGCTGAGTTACACTTTATTTGTAACGAGGG TTATTACTTAATTGGTAAAGATATTCTATATTGTGAACTTAAAGACACAGTAGCAATTTGGAGCGGTAAGCCCCCATTATGTGAAA agaTTTTGTGTACACcacctccaaaaataaaaaatggaaaacacacCTTTAGTGAAGTAGAAGTGTTTGAGTATCTTGATGCAGTAACTTACAGTTGTGATCCTGCACCTGGACCAGATCCATTTTCACTTATTGGAGAGAGCATGATTTATTGTGGTAACAATTCAACATGGAGTCATGCTGCTCCAGAGTGTAAAG TGGTCAAATGTCGATTTCCAGTAGTcgaaaatggaaaacagatatcaggatttggaaaaaaattttactACAAAGCGACAGTTATGTTTGAATGCGATAAGGGTTATTACCTCAACGGCAGCGACAAAATTGTCTGTGAGAGTAACAGTACTTGGGATCCCCCAGTTCCAAAATGTCTTAAAG GTCCTAGGCCTACTTACAAGCCTCCAGTCTCAAATTATCCAG gATATCCCAAACCTGATGAAGGAATACTTAACAATTTGG atGATTGGGTCATTGCTCTGATTGTTATTGTCATAG TTGTTGCAGTTGCAGTAATTTGTGTTGCCCTGTACAGATTTCTtcaagggaggaagaagaaagg ATTCTGA
- the CD46 gene encoding membrane cofactor protein isoform X1 → MASSGRRERPFSSGRFPGLLLATLVLQLSSFSDACEAPPTFEAMELIGKPKPYYRVGERVDYKCKKGYFYIPPLATHTICDRNHTWLPVSDEGCYREMCPHIRDPLNGEAILANGSYEFGAELHFICNEGYYLIGKDILYCELKDTVAIWSGKPPLCEKILCTPPPKIKNGKHTFSEVEVFEYLDAVTYSCDPAPGPDPFSLIGESMIYCGNNSTWSHAAPECKVVKCRFPVVENGKQISGFGKKFYYKATVMFECDKGYYLNGSDKIVCESNSTWDPPVPKCLKVSTSPTTKSPTSSASGPRPTYKPPVSNYPGYPKPDEGILNNLDDWVIALIVIVIVVAVAVICVALYRFLQGRKKKGKADGGPEYATYQMKSTPLAEQRG, encoded by the exons ATGGCTTCTTCCGGCCGCCGCGAGCGTCCCTTTTCTTCCGGTCGGTTTCCTGGGTTGCTTTTGGCTACCCTCGTGTTGCAGCTATCCTCCTTCTCCG ATGCCTGTGAGGCGCCACCAACATTTGAAGCTATGGAGCTCATTGGTAAACCAAAACCCTACTATAGGGTTGGGGAACGAGTAGATTATAAGTGTAAGAAAGGATACTTCTATATACCTCCTCTTGCCACCCATACTATTTGTGATCGGAATCATACATGGCTACCTGTCTCAGATGAGGGCTGTTATA gagAAATGTGTCCACATATACGGGATCCTTTAAATGGTGAAGCAATCCTTGCAAATGGGTCTTACGAGTTTGGTGCTGAGTTACACTTTATTTGTAACGAGGG TTATTACTTAATTGGTAAAGATATTCTATATTGTGAACTTAAAGACACAGTAGCAATTTGGAGCGGTAAGCCCCCATTATGTGAAA agaTTTTGTGTACACcacctccaaaaataaaaaatggaaaacacacCTTTAGTGAAGTAGAAGTGTTTGAGTATCTTGATGCAGTAACTTACAGTTGTGATCCTGCACCTGGACCAGATCCATTTTCACTTATTGGAGAGAGCATGATTTATTGTGGTAACAATTCAACATGGAGTCATGCTGCTCCAGAGTGTAAAG TGGTCAAATGTCGATTTCCAGTAGTcgaaaatggaaaacagatatcaggatttggaaaaaaattttactACAAAGCGACAGTTATGTTTGAATGCGATAAGGGTTATTACCTCAACGGCAGCGACAAAATTGTCTGTGAGAGTAACAGTACTTGGGATCCCCCAGTTCCAAAATGTCTTAAAG tgtCGACTTCTCCCACTACAAAATCTCCAACGTCCAGTGCCTCAG GTCCTAGGCCTACTTACAAGCCTCCAGTCTCAAATTATCCAG gATATCCCAAACCTGATGAAGGAATACTTAACAATTTGG atGATTGGGTCATTGCTCTGATTGTTATTGTCATAG TTGTTGCAGTTGCAGTAATTTGTGTTGCCCTGTACAGATTTCTtcaagggaggaagaagaaagg GAAAGCAGATGGTGGACCTGAATATGCCACTTACCAGATGAAATCAACCCCTCTAGCAGAGCAGAGAGGCTGA
- the CD46 gene encoding membrane cofactor protein isoform X5: MASSGRRERPFSSGRFPGLLLATLVLQLSSFSDACEAPPTFEAMELIGKPKPYYRVGERVDYKCKKGYFYIPPLATHTICDRNHTWLPVSDEGCYREMCPHIRDPLNGEAILANGSYEFGAELHFICNEGYYLIGKDILYCELKDTVAIWSGKPPLCEKILCTPPPKIKNGKHTFSEVEVFEYLDAVTYSCDPAPGPDPFSLIGESMIYCGNNSTWSHAAPECKVVKCRFPVVENGKQISGFGKKFYYKATVMFECDKGYYLNGSDKIVCESNSTWDPPVPKCLKGPRPTYKPPVSNYPGYPKPDEGILNNLDDWVIALIVIVIVVAVAVICVALYRFLQGRKKKGTYLTDENHREVKFTSL, encoded by the exons ATGGCTTCTTCCGGCCGCCGCGAGCGTCCCTTTTCTTCCGGTCGGTTTCCTGGGTTGCTTTTGGCTACCCTCGTGTTGCAGCTATCCTCCTTCTCCG ATGCCTGTGAGGCGCCACCAACATTTGAAGCTATGGAGCTCATTGGTAAACCAAAACCCTACTATAGGGTTGGGGAACGAGTAGATTATAAGTGTAAGAAAGGATACTTCTATATACCTCCTCTTGCCACCCATACTATTTGTGATCGGAATCATACATGGCTACCTGTCTCAGATGAGGGCTGTTATA gagAAATGTGTCCACATATACGGGATCCTTTAAATGGTGAAGCAATCCTTGCAAATGGGTCTTACGAGTTTGGTGCTGAGTTACACTTTATTTGTAACGAGGG TTATTACTTAATTGGTAAAGATATTCTATATTGTGAACTTAAAGACACAGTAGCAATTTGGAGCGGTAAGCCCCCATTATGTGAAA agaTTTTGTGTACACcacctccaaaaataaaaaatggaaaacacacCTTTAGTGAAGTAGAAGTGTTTGAGTATCTTGATGCAGTAACTTACAGTTGTGATCCTGCACCTGGACCAGATCCATTTTCACTTATTGGAGAGAGCATGATTTATTGTGGTAACAATTCAACATGGAGTCATGCTGCTCCAGAGTGTAAAG TGGTCAAATGTCGATTTCCAGTAGTcgaaaatggaaaacagatatcaggatttggaaaaaaattttactACAAAGCGACAGTTATGTTTGAATGCGATAAGGGTTATTACCTCAACGGCAGCGACAAAATTGTCTGTGAGAGTAACAGTACTTGGGATCCCCCAGTTCCAAAATGTCTTAAAG GTCCTAGGCCTACTTACAAGCCTCCAGTCTCAAATTATCCAG gATATCCCAAACCTGATGAAGGAATACTTAACAATTTGG atGATTGGGTCATTGCTCTGATTGTTATTGTCATAG TTGTTGCAGTTGCAGTAATTTGTGTTGCCCTGTACAGATTTCTtcaagggaggaagaagaaagg CACATACCTAACTGATGAGAACCACAGAGAAGTAAAATTTACTTCTCTCTGA
- the CD46 gene encoding membrane cofactor protein isoform X10, producing MASSGRRERPFSSDACEAPPTFEAMELIGKPKPYYRVGERVDYKCKKGYFYIPPLATHTICDRNHTWLPVSDEGCYREMCPHIRDPLNGEAILANGSYEFGAELHFICNEGYYLIGKDILYCELKDTVAIWSGKPPLCEKILCTPPPKIKNGKHTFSEVEVFEYLDAVTYSCDPAPGPDPFSLIGESMIYCGNNSTWSHAAPECKVVKCRFPVVENGKQISGFGKKFYYKATVMFECDKGYYLNGSDKIVCESNSTWDPPVPKCLKGPRPTYKPPVSNYPGYPKPDEGILNNLDDWVIALIVIVIVVAVAVICVALYRFLQGRKKKGTYLTDENHREVKFTSL from the exons ATGGCTTCTTCCGGCCGCCGCGAGCGTCCCTTTTCTTCCG ATGCCTGTGAGGCGCCACCAACATTTGAAGCTATGGAGCTCATTGGTAAACCAAAACCCTACTATAGGGTTGGGGAACGAGTAGATTATAAGTGTAAGAAAGGATACTTCTATATACCTCCTCTTGCCACCCATACTATTTGTGATCGGAATCATACATGGCTACCTGTCTCAGATGAGGGCTGTTATA gagAAATGTGTCCACATATACGGGATCCTTTAAATGGTGAAGCAATCCTTGCAAATGGGTCTTACGAGTTTGGTGCTGAGTTACACTTTATTTGTAACGAGGG TTATTACTTAATTGGTAAAGATATTCTATATTGTGAACTTAAAGACACAGTAGCAATTTGGAGCGGTAAGCCCCCATTATGTGAAA agaTTTTGTGTACACcacctccaaaaataaaaaatggaaaacacacCTTTAGTGAAGTAGAAGTGTTTGAGTATCTTGATGCAGTAACTTACAGTTGTGATCCTGCACCTGGACCAGATCCATTTTCACTTATTGGAGAGAGCATGATTTATTGTGGTAACAATTCAACATGGAGTCATGCTGCTCCAGAGTGTAAAG TGGTCAAATGTCGATTTCCAGTAGTcgaaaatggaaaacagatatcaggatttggaaaaaaattttactACAAAGCGACAGTTATGTTTGAATGCGATAAGGGTTATTACCTCAACGGCAGCGACAAAATTGTCTGTGAGAGTAACAGTACTTGGGATCCCCCAGTTCCAAAATGTCTTAAAG GTCCTAGGCCTACTTACAAGCCTCCAGTCTCAAATTATCCAG gATATCCCAAACCTGATGAAGGAATACTTAACAATTTGG atGATTGGGTCATTGCTCTGATTGTTATTGTCATAG TTGTTGCAGTTGCAGTAATTTGTGTTGCCCTGTACAGATTTCTtcaagggaggaagaagaaagg CACATACCTAACTGATGAGAACCACAGAGAAGTAAAATTTACTTCTCTCTGA
- the CD46 gene encoding membrane cofactor protein isoform X3, with amino-acid sequence MASSGRRERPFSSGRFPGLLLATLVLQLSSFSDACEAPPTFEAMELIGKPKPYYRVGERVDYKCKKGYFYIPPLATHTICDRNHTWLPVSDEGCYREMCPHIRDPLNGEAILANGSYEFGAELHFICNEGYYLIGKDILYCELKDTVAIWSGKPPLCEKILCTPPPKIKNGKHTFSEVEVFEYLDAVTYSCDPAPGPDPFSLIGESMIYCGNNSTWSHAAPECKVVKCRFPVVENGKQISGFGKKFYYKATVMFECDKGYYLNGSDKIVCESNSTWDPPVPKCLKGPRPTYKPPVSNYPGYPKPDEGILNNLDDWVIALIVIVIVVAVAVICVALYRFLQGRKKKGKADGGPEYATYQMKSTPLAEQRG; translated from the exons ATGGCTTCTTCCGGCCGCCGCGAGCGTCCCTTTTCTTCCGGTCGGTTTCCTGGGTTGCTTTTGGCTACCCTCGTGTTGCAGCTATCCTCCTTCTCCG ATGCCTGTGAGGCGCCACCAACATTTGAAGCTATGGAGCTCATTGGTAAACCAAAACCCTACTATAGGGTTGGGGAACGAGTAGATTATAAGTGTAAGAAAGGATACTTCTATATACCTCCTCTTGCCACCCATACTATTTGTGATCGGAATCATACATGGCTACCTGTCTCAGATGAGGGCTGTTATA gagAAATGTGTCCACATATACGGGATCCTTTAAATGGTGAAGCAATCCTTGCAAATGGGTCTTACGAGTTTGGTGCTGAGTTACACTTTATTTGTAACGAGGG TTATTACTTAATTGGTAAAGATATTCTATATTGTGAACTTAAAGACACAGTAGCAATTTGGAGCGGTAAGCCCCCATTATGTGAAA agaTTTTGTGTACACcacctccaaaaataaaaaatggaaaacacacCTTTAGTGAAGTAGAAGTGTTTGAGTATCTTGATGCAGTAACTTACAGTTGTGATCCTGCACCTGGACCAGATCCATTTTCACTTATTGGAGAGAGCATGATTTATTGTGGTAACAATTCAACATGGAGTCATGCTGCTCCAGAGTGTAAAG TGGTCAAATGTCGATTTCCAGTAGTcgaaaatggaaaacagatatcaggatttggaaaaaaattttactACAAAGCGACAGTTATGTTTGAATGCGATAAGGGTTATTACCTCAACGGCAGCGACAAAATTGTCTGTGAGAGTAACAGTACTTGGGATCCCCCAGTTCCAAAATGTCTTAAAG GTCCTAGGCCTACTTACAAGCCTCCAGTCTCAAATTATCCAG gATATCCCAAACCTGATGAAGGAATACTTAACAATTTGG atGATTGGGTCATTGCTCTGATTGTTATTGTCATAG TTGTTGCAGTTGCAGTAATTTGTGTTGCCCTGTACAGATTTCTtcaagggaggaagaagaaagg GAAAGCAGATGGTGGACCTGAATATGCCACTTACCAGATGAAATCAACCCCTCTAGCAGAGCAGAGAGGCTGA